The following are from one region of the Actinoplanes sp. L3-i22 genome:
- a CDS encoding tyrosine-type recombinase/integrase: MTQAILPAGPTGDGLTTVARQIAAWAANLPRLPADDGSRYSVRRLTASWNLENWGNSSRTAVAHRRDLSGYLRWCVQERLDPLTARPTDLAQFRVWRELQAGAGGGTASASTVARALASVSSWYQHLIANTDGLVARNPAAAVKRPKVPATSTTAGLTEDEIDALLARADTDAADRAAAWRATPTDWYRGRYLAALRDRALLRLLADLGLRIGEALDRDLTDLRYNAGHRTLKFLAKGKVEREVPMPPHTLEALDEYLTIRAAVACTSVAALAGPLFATTGPDGRPGRLGQPRVFESIRRLATAAQIPSADQLSPDSLRHAFATSSRAAGVPLEDVQDAMGHADPRTTRRYDRDRDNLHRHPGHLLGARRASRRRVDTEQTEPEE; this comes from the coding sequence GTGACCCAAGCGATTCTTCCTGCCGGTCCGACCGGCGACGGGCTGACCACAGTGGCGCGACAGATCGCTGCCTGGGCGGCGAACCTGCCCCGGCTGCCGGCCGACGACGGCAGCCGGTACAGCGTTCGCCGGCTCACCGCTTCCTGGAACCTCGAGAACTGGGGCAACTCGTCGCGCACCGCCGTCGCGCACCGCCGGGACCTGTCGGGATACCTGCGCTGGTGCGTGCAGGAACGCCTGGACCCGCTCACCGCCCGGCCCACCGACCTCGCCCAGTTCCGGGTGTGGCGCGAACTGCAGGCCGGCGCCGGCGGGGGCACAGCCTCGGCCAGCACCGTCGCCCGCGCCCTCGCGTCGGTGTCGAGTTGGTACCAGCACCTGATCGCCAACACCGACGGCCTCGTCGCCCGCAACCCCGCGGCCGCGGTGAAACGACCGAAGGTGCCGGCCACCTCCACCACCGCCGGGCTGACCGAGGACGAGATCGACGCGCTGCTCGCTCGGGCCGACACCGACGCGGCCGACCGGGCCGCCGCCTGGCGGGCGACTCCCACCGACTGGTATCGGGGCCGGTATCTGGCCGCGCTGCGCGACCGGGCGCTACTGCGGCTGCTGGCTGATCTCGGGCTGCGCATCGGTGAGGCCCTCGATCGAGATCTGACCGATCTGCGGTACAACGCCGGGCACCGCACCCTCAAATTCTTGGCCAAGGGCAAGGTCGAACGTGAGGTTCCGATGCCGCCGCACACCCTGGAGGCCCTCGATGAGTACCTGACCATCCGCGCGGCCGTGGCCTGCACCAGCGTCGCCGCATTGGCGGGGCCGTTGTTCGCCACCACCGGCCCGGACGGGCGCCCCGGCCGGCTCGGTCAACCTCGGGTCTTCGAGAGCATCCGTCGCCTGGCCACCGCCGCCCAGATCCCCTCCGCCGACCAACTGTCCCCAGATTCACTGCGCCACGCGTTCGCCACCAGCTCCCGCGCCGCCGGCGTTCCCCTCGAGGACGTGCAGGACGCGATGGGGCACGCCGATCCGCGCACCACCCGCCGCTACGACCGCGACCGGGACAATCTCCATCGGCATCCCGGACACCTGCTCGGCGCCCGCCGGGCGAGCCGGCGACGGGTCGACACCGAGCAGACCGAGCCGGAGGAATAG